The Leptospira sp. WS39.C2 genome contains a region encoding:
- a CDS encoding SpoIIE family protein phosphatase: MVDFKVSKRMLVNFRGQNKVVGGLTDKDKIAILLYISKEFANLDREDQLFSKVILICQEIFESDNTTLRLWDGEFLVPVKFVKETEPPRRNLKLGEGYSGTVFETKEPILVNDLSRSAHYFDEGEKTKSVMCVPIMQKEEILGTLAVESERENFYIIDDLEILEALTSQLALALYGVRLIEGLVTARAREAAILNQLEWDLKMGRNVQSQILPQDLSAWNGIYFASHYEPMAEVSGDLVDIVRQGHSLTAINIDVSGHGIPAALVTMAIHHQFRRSVMAGLGLTEIMEELGEKLREQLPESTYFTAFMVRIFSDYTFGYVNAGHQRMLHYKASDDTFIQYDTKGVPLGILPVRKIDYEEKQGKLEPGDFLLLISDGFSEQRNHLKDEVGVERIQTWLHDEREKLVIEGRGKVDLKKLSSSFIKRFRAYQGEVPNGDDLSFLFLYCGDSIPEASHYIQLAKQSNSKMKMEEAYAQALKAFSIDSSLKEILVFLGKMYYRDGKYTEAIRYLEEYLRTSGDNTAASHFMMGRAYYKAGMISEAKRALKMALSSDHSFAKASILLAQCYLKENAKPKAIKVLQQGVKNTPQNLELKTSLLRLESHSQKVS; encoded by the coding sequence ATGGTTGATTTCAAAGTTTCCAAACGAATGCTCGTCAACTTCCGCGGACAGAACAAAGTTGTGGGAGGATTAACAGATAAAGATAAAATTGCAATCCTTCTTTATATCTCCAAAGAATTTGCCAATTTAGATAGAGAAGACCAACTCTTTTCCAAGGTCATCCTGATTTGTCAGGAAATATTTGAATCGGATAACACAACACTCCGGTTATGGGATGGTGAATTTTTAGTCCCAGTAAAATTTGTAAAAGAAACAGAACCTCCTCGTAGGAATTTAAAGTTAGGAGAAGGATATTCTGGAACGGTTTTTGAAACCAAAGAACCCATCCTTGTTAATGACCTATCACGGTCAGCACATTACTTTGATGAGGGGGAAAAAACAAAATCAGTTATGTGTGTCCCTATCATGCAAAAAGAAGAAATCCTTGGGACACTTGCAGTTGAGAGTGAAAGGGAAAACTTTTACATCATTGATGATTTAGAAATTTTGGAAGCCTTAACATCACAACTTGCTCTTGCATTATATGGAGTTAGGCTCATTGAAGGACTCGTAACCGCAAGAGCACGGGAAGCTGCCATCTTAAACCAATTAGAATGGGATTTGAAGATGGGACGAAATGTTCAAAGCCAGATCCTACCACAAGACTTAAGTGCATGGAATGGAATCTACTTTGCAAGCCACTATGAGCCCATGGCGGAAGTCAGTGGCGATTTGGTAGACATTGTAAGACAAGGGCATTCCCTTACTGCGATTAACATTGATGTGTCGGGGCATGGAATTCCAGCTGCCTTAGTGACAATGGCCATCCACCACCAATTCCGACGTTCGGTAATGGCAGGTCTTGGACTTACTGAAATTATGGAGGAACTTGGGGAAAAATTGAGGGAACAACTTCCTGAGTCTACTTATTTCACAGCGTTTATGGTTAGAATTTTCAGCGATTATACCTTTGGGTATGTTAATGCGGGTCACCAACGGATGTTACATTATAAAGCATCCGATGATACCTTCATACAATATGATACAAAAGGTGTTCCACTTGGAATTTTGCCAGTTCGGAAAATTGATTACGAAGAAAAACAAGGGAAACTCGAACCAGGGGACTTTTTACTTTTGATTTCTGATGGTTTCAGTGAACAAAGGAACCATTTAAAAGATGAAGTTGGTGTGGAACGAATACAAACATGGTTACACGATGAACGTGAGAAACTTGTCATTGAAGGAAGAGGTAAAGTTGATTTAAAAAAATTATCGAGCTCATTTATCAAACGATTCCGTGCTTACCAAGGGGAAGTTCCAAATGGTGATGATTTGAGTTTTCTCTTTTTATATTGTGGAGATTCTATCCCTGAAGCATCTCATTACATCCAATTAGCAAAACAATCAAATTCTAAAATGAAAATGGAAGAAGCTTATGCCCAAGCGCTTAAAGCGTTTAGTATCGATTCTTCATTGAAAGAAATCTTAGTATTTTTAGGTAAAATGTATTATCGAGACGGGAAATACACAGAAGCAATTCGGTACTTAGAAGAATACTTAAGAACCTCTGGAGATAACACAGCTGCTTCTCATTTTATGATGGGGCGTGCCTATTATAAAGCAGGTATGATTTCGGAAGCAAAACGTGCATTGAAGATGGCCCTGTCTAGTGACCATAGTTTTGCAAAAGCGAGTATATTACTTGCCCAATGTTATTTAAAAGAAAATGCGAAACCAAAAGCGATCAAGGTATTACAACAAGGCGTAAAAAACACACCTCAAAATTTGGAATTAAAAACTTCACTTTTGAGATTAGAATCACATAGCCAAAAGGTCAGTTAA
- a CDS encoding menaquinone biosynthetic enzyme MqnA/MqnD family protein, whose product MKIGIVKHLNARPLTLYFERSGEFTPVYENPSVLIELLKKGELDCALVSSIECERNKDKFDYTKIVGVCARDVVRSVLFFHNEREPGVPPRIFTDKGSRSSVCLLQCLFHLEYGKKVEVIPTDATEISKMMESGIGSHLLFGDHALLQTPIPGYQVIDLAEWWNRLTGFYFCFAFWAYPKGKQWDNQIFLKALEYGLKELSTIISEEKRLPIAITDRYLKQELHYIPEQKNLDGFAFFIQTAKNLGLL is encoded by the coding sequence ATGAAGATTGGCATCGTAAAACACCTAAATGCACGACCCCTTACCCTTTATTTTGAGAGATCTGGAGAATTTACCCCCGTTTATGAGAACCCAAGTGTTCTGATTGAACTCTTAAAAAAAGGAGAATTGGACTGTGCCCTTGTTTCCTCCATAGAATGTGAACGAAACAAAGACAAATTTGATTATACAAAAATTGTCGGGGTTTGTGCGCGAGATGTTGTTCGTTCTGTTTTATTTTTCCATAACGAGAGAGAACCTGGGGTTCCACCGCGTATTTTTACAGATAAGGGTTCTCGTTCGAGTGTTTGCCTCTTACAATGTTTGTTCCATTTAGAATATGGAAAAAAGGTTGAAGTGATACCTACAGATGCAACGGAAATATCCAAAATGATGGAATCTGGAATTGGTTCTCATTTATTGTTTGGTGACCATGCCCTTTTGCAAACTCCCATCCCTGGATACCAAGTGATTGATTTAGCAGAATGGTGGAACCGCTTGACCGGATTCTATTTTTGTTTTGCATTTTGGGCCTATCCCAAGGGCAAACAATGGGACAACCAAATCTTCTTGAAAGCTTTGGAATATGGACTAAAAGAACTCAGTACAATCATCAGTGAAGAAAAACGACTACCGATAGCCATCACTGACCGTTACCTCAAACAAGAATTACATTACATACCTGAACAAAAAAATTTGGATGGTTTTGCGTTTTTCATCCAAACTGCAAAAAATTTGGGACTTCTTTGA
- a CDS encoding ammonium transporter, which yields MKHFGVYFSLFLILVVGNLFADPTSSADKDSFETLAKEMAEIKSSLAETKLALETTKQEANWVWTCIAAFLVFFMQAGFAYVEAGFTRAKNAVNILMKNFSDLTVGAIAYWLVGFSIMFGPQVLSGFGIGIPSFAESLINAEDGTMDPAKYTFFIFQIVFAATAATIVSGAMAERTKFSAYLVFSVIITAFIYPVFGSFAWGSLLGVSTGFLETLGLGAGEGVGFHDFAGSTVVHSIGAWAGLAGAIVVGPRMGKFQTDGRVYPILGHNMSMAALGVFILWFGWFGFNPGSTTSIEGGGFAKIAVVTHMAACAGALSAMALTWYLFKKPEIGLTLNGGLAGLVAITAPCDNVSILGAVIIGLVAGILVIISVLFLDNRRIDDPVGAVSVHGVCGAWGTMAYGLFSLDTGLFYGAGFAQFAAQAIGVVTAFLWAFPVSLLMFYLIKKTVGLRVSEEEELLGLDILEHGNEAYPVSK from the coding sequence ATGAAACATTTCGGAGTATATTTTAGTTTATTCTTAATTTTAGTTGTTGGTAATCTTTTTGCAGACCCAACCTCATCCGCAGACAAAGATAGTTTTGAAACACTGGCAAAGGAAATGGCAGAAATCAAATCCTCTTTAGCGGAAACAAAATTAGCTTTGGAAACAACGAAACAAGAAGCCAATTGGGTATGGACTTGTATCGCAGCTTTTTTAGTATTTTTTATGCAAGCCGGTTTTGCCTACGTCGAGGCAGGTTTCACTCGTGCCAAAAATGCGGTGAACATCCTTATGAAAAACTTTTCAGACCTAACGGTTGGTGCGATTGCATATTGGCTTGTTGGTTTCTCCATCATGTTTGGTCCGCAAGTTTTAAGTGGTTTTGGAATCGGAATCCCTTCCTTTGCTGAATCTTTAATCAATGCTGAAGATGGAACGATGGATCCAGCAAAATATACATTCTTTATCTTCCAAATTGTATTCGCCGCTACAGCTGCGACGATTGTTTCGGGGGCAATGGCAGAAAGGACAAAGTTTTCTGCTTATTTGGTCTTTTCTGTTATCATCACTGCTTTTATTTATCCAGTCTTCGGTTCCTTTGCTTGGGGGAGTTTACTTGGAGTTTCCACTGGATTCCTCGAAACCTTAGGCCTTGGGGCTGGAGAGGGTGTTGGGTTTCATGATTTTGCAGGTTCTACCGTTGTCCATAGCATTGGTGCTTGGGCAGGACTCGCAGGTGCCATTGTTGTTGGTCCAAGGATGGGAAAATTCCAAACAGATGGTCGGGTGTATCCCATTTTAGGTCATAATATGTCAATGGCTGCCCTCGGGGTTTTCATCTTATGGTTTGGTTGGTTTGGATTTAACCCAGGGTCTACCACTTCGATTGAAGGTGGTGGTTTTGCAAAAATAGCTGTGGTCACACATATGGCAGCTTGTGCTGGTGCTCTTAGTGCAATGGCACTCACTTGGTATTTATTTAAAAAACCAGAGATTGGACTTACCTTAAATGGTGGTTTAGCTGGACTTGTGGCGATTACCGCTCCCTGTGATAATGTGAGTATCCTTGGTGCCGTCATCATAGGACTTGTAGCCGGGATTCTTGTCATTATCTCTGTTCTCTTTTTAGACAATCGAAGGATCGATGATCCAGTGGGTGCTGTGTCAGTGCATGGTGTTTGCGGGGCATGGGGGACTATGGCCTATGGACTATTTAGTTTGGACACAGGACTATTTTATGGTGCTGGTTTTGCGCAGTTTGCAGCCCAAGCCATTGGAGTGGTCACGGCTTTCCTTTGGGCATTCCCAGTGAGTTTACTTATGTTCTACCTGATCAAAAAAACAGTCGGACTACGAGTTTCTGAAGAAGAAGAATTACTTGGACTCGATATTTTGGAACACGGAAACGAGGCATATCCCGTTTCGAAATAG